Proteins from one Triticum aestivum cultivar Chinese Spring chromosome 7A, IWGSC CS RefSeq v2.1, whole genome shotgun sequence genomic window:
- the LOC123149997 gene encoding squamosa promoter-binding-like protein 1 isoform X1: MSSGLKNKKKKGHEWDLNDWRWDGNLFLAMPSPNADAPSGCGSRELGRAEEGGSFGAAAADKRRRRRRVTTVDNPEECSNTAIPHERIAVRGGQIGEEEGPASAAAGASSSSAPSCQVDGCHADLGDDRDYHRRHKVCEPHTKSTLVRIRNIEHRFCQQCSRFHLVQEFDEGKKSCRSRLATHNRRRRKAPAEAVNSLGENQSLTNTLLLLLRQLAGQDSAASSSEQINGPNLLVSLLKNLAAVAGTQACQDMLKDATSSNAGNYVGNQSRPPVHAEEPPVKRRAQNFDLNDAYVEEDESRTDKIIFKLFGKQPNDFPADLRAQILNWLSHYPSDMESYIRPGCVILTIYLRLPNWMWDKLNVDPAPWIENLISISTRGFWEKGWLYARVQDHLTLSCNGLFALFLSFTSLFFLYFYVRVQPTASYVCGFPFFAGRLMLVSPWQPVIGDKHQILCVTPIAAACNSTANFSVRGFNIAQPATKLLCIFDGKYLVQEATQKLHDDTRIQQGPQCLTFSCSFPITSGRGFIEVEDYDQSSISFPFVVAEESICCEIRMLEEKLNIIAFGEGRKDLMASRSQALKFLHEIGWLLQRSHTRATSSKAPQQFRHRVVGFPAARFRWLLSFAVDQEWCGVVKMLLDTLFQGNIDIASPVEFVLGESLVFAAVNKRSKPLVASLLRYTTKSAPVGSGAVATPARFLFTPDMTGPSDITPLHVAATISNAAAVLDALTDDPQQLGIKTWKNARDASGYTPEDYARRRGHTSYIQMVQNKINSRLPAAHVSVSMTTTGIAEKHADAGRPRSTDQTVFDVEKSPPGCRQCVQLQHIAYRPCPNRFLSNRPAVLSLVAIAAVCVCVGLIMQSPPVIRGLPGPFLWNHIRWGPT, from the exons ATGTCCAGTGGgctcaagaacaagaagaagaagggccaCGAGTGGGATTTGAACGACTGGAGATGGGATGGCAACCTCTTCCTGGCCATGCCGTCGCCAAACGCGGACGCTCCGTCGGGGTGCGGCAGCAGGGAGCTTGGGCGAGCAGAGGAGGGGGGCAGTTttggtgctgctgctgctgacaagaggaggaggaggaggagagtcaCCACAGTGGATAACCCCGAGGAGTGCAGCAACACTGCGATTCCTCATGAAAGGATTGCTGTTCGGGGAGGACAGATCGGCGAAGAAGAGGGACCTGCTAGTGCAGCAGCAGGTGCATCTTCCAGCTCTGCTCCATCTTGCCAAGTCGACGGCTGCCACGCGGATCTGGGCGACGACAGGGACTACCATAGGAGGCACAAGGTGTGTGAACCGCATACCAAGTCGACTCTTGTTCGTATCAGAAACATAGAGCATCGGTTCTGCCAGCAGTGCAGCAG GTTTCACCTTGTTCAAGAATTTGATGAAGGGAAGAAGAGCTGCCGCTCACGTCTGGCAACACATAATAGAAGGAGGAGGAAAGCCCCAGCCGAGGCTGTGAATTCCTTGGGTGAAAATCAGTCCTTGACCAACACCTTGCTCCTCTTATTGAGACAACTCGCTGGACAAGATT CTGCTGCTAGCTCATCTGAGCAAATCAATGGTCCCAATCTTTTGGTTAGTCTTTTGAAGAACCTTGCTGCTGTTGCTGGCACACAGGCATGTCAAGATATGCTGAAGGATGCAACATCATCAAATGCTGGTAACTATGTTGGGAATCAAAGTAGACCACCAGTTCATGCAG AAGAGCCTCCTGTGAAAAGACGTGCGCAGAATTTTGATCTGAATGATGCTTATGTCGAGGAAGATGAG AGCCGAACAGATAAAATCATCTTCAAGCTCTTTGGTAAACAGCCAAATGATTTTCCTGCTGATCTACGTGCACAG ATCCTAAACTGGCTATCACATTATCCAAGTGACATGGAAAGCTATATCAGGCCTGGTTGTGTAATTCTAACTATTTACCTTCGTCTTCCTAACTGGATGTGGGATAAG CTTAATGTCGATCCAGCTCCTTGGATAGAAAATCTTATTAGCATATCCACCCGTGGTTTCTGGGAGAAAGGATGGTTGTATGCTAGGGTGCAGGACCACCTGACATTAAGCTGCAATGGTTTGTTCGCCTTATTTCTCTCTTTTACATCCTTGTTCTTTTTGTATTTTTATGTACGTGTGCAACCAACGGCTTCCTATGTTTGTGGTTTCCCATTCTTTGCAGGCAGGCTTATGTTAGTGTCTCCCTGGCAACCTGTAATAGGCGACAAGCATCAGATACTGTGTGTAACTCCCATTGCGGCTGCTTGTAATTCGACAGCAAACTTCTCTGTGAGAGGCTTTAACATAGCTCAACCAGCCACAAA ATTACTCTGTATATTTGATGGGAAATATTTAGTCCAAGAAGCAACACAAAAACTACATGATGATACTAGGATTCAGCAAGGCCCTCAATGTTTGACCTTTTCTTGCTCCTTCCCTATTACAAGTGGAAGGGGGTTCATAGAG GTTGAAGATTATGATCAGAGCAGCATTTCCTTTCCCTTTGTTGTCGCGGAAGAATCTATATGCTGTGAGATTCGAATGTTGGAGGAGAAACTGAATATAATTGCATTTGGTGAAGGAAGAAAAGATCTGATGGCTTCCCGCAGCCAAGCCTTGAAGTTCCTGCATGAAATAGGATGGCTTCTTCAAAGGAGCCACACACGAGCTACATCATCTAAGGCTCCACAACAATTTCGACATCGTGTTGTGGGTTTTCCTGCTGCAAGATTTAGATGGCTCCTGTCCTTTGCAGTTGATCAGGAATGGTGTGGCGTCGTAAAGATGCTGCTGGACACCTTGTTCCAGGGCAATATCGATATCGCCTCACCAGTTGAGTTTGTCCTGGGAGAGAGCTTAGTATTCGCAGCTGTCAACAAGCGGTCGAAGCCTTTGGTTGCCAGCCTATTGAGATACACAACGAAATCTGCACCGGTGGGCAGTGGAGCCGTGGCCACACCAGCTCGGTTCTTGTTCACGCCTGACATGACTGGTCCATCGGATATTACACCTCTCCATGTTGCAGCTACCATCAGTAATGCTGCTGCCGTTTTGGATGCTCTAACTGATGATCCCCAACAG CTGGGGATCAAAACCTGGAAGAATGCCCGCGATGCTAGCGGGTACACTCCAGAGGATTACGCTCGAAGGAGAGGGCACACGTCCTACATCCAGATGGTCCAGAACAAAATCAACAGCAGGTTACCTGCGGCCCATGTGTCTGTTTCCATGACCACCACTGGTATCGCCGAAAAGCACGCAGATGCAGGTCGGCCGAGATCAACTGATCAGACCGTATTTGATGTCGAGAAAAGCCCACCGGGATGCAGACAATGTGTCCAGCTCCAGCACATTGCCTACCGGCCCTGCCCAAACAGGTTCTTGTCGAACAGGCCCGCGGTGCTATCCTTGGTCGCCATTGCCGCTGTCTGTGTCTGCGTAGGGTTGATAATGCAGAGCCCGCCGGTCATCCGCGGTTTGCCGGGCCCTTTTCTCTGGAATCACATCCGTTGGGGACCCACTTGA
- the LOC123149997 gene encoding squamosa promoter-binding-like protein 1 isoform X3 → MSSGLKNKKKKGHEWDLNDWRWDGNLFLAMPSPNADAPSGCGSRELGRAEEGGSFGAAAADKRRRRRRVTTVDNPEECSNTAIPHERIAVRGGQIGEEEGPASAAAGASSSSAPSCQVDGCHADLGDDRDYHRRHKVCEPHTKSTLVRIRNIEHRFCQQCSRFHLVQEFDEGKKSCRSRLATHNRRRRKAPAEAVNSLGENQSLTNTLLLLLRQLAGQDSAASSSEQINGPNLLVSLLKNLAAVAGTQACQDMLKDATSSNAGNYVGNQSRPPVHAEEPPVKRRAQNFDLNDAYVEEDESRTDKIIFKLFGKQPNDFPADLRAQILNWLSHYPSDMESYIRPGCVILTIYLRLPNWMWDKLNVDPAPWIENLISISTRGFWEKGWLYARVQDHLTLSCNGRLMLVSPWQPVIGDKHQILCVTPIAAACNSTANFSVRGFNIAQPATKLLCIFDGKYLVQEATQKLHDDTRIQQGPQCLTFSCSFPITSGRGFIEVEDYDQSSISFPFVVAEESICCEIRMLEEKLNIIAFGEGRKDLMASRSQALKFLHEIGWLLQRSHTRATSSKAPQQFRHRVVGFPAARFRWLLSFAVDQEWCGVVKMLLDTLFQGNIDIASPVEFVLGESLVFAAVNKRSKPLVASLLRYTTKSAPVGSGAVATPARFLFTPDMTGPSDITPLHVAATISNAAAVLDALTDDPQQLGIKTWKNARDASGYTPEDYARRRGHTSYIQMVQNKINSRLPAAHVSVSMTTTGIAEKHADAGRPRSTDQTVFDVEKSPPGCRQCVQLQHIAYRPCPNRFLSNRPAVLSLVAIAAVCVCVGLIMQSPPVIRGLPGPFLWNHIRWGPT, encoded by the exons ATGTCCAGTGGgctcaagaacaagaagaagaagggccaCGAGTGGGATTTGAACGACTGGAGATGGGATGGCAACCTCTTCCTGGCCATGCCGTCGCCAAACGCGGACGCTCCGTCGGGGTGCGGCAGCAGGGAGCTTGGGCGAGCAGAGGAGGGGGGCAGTTttggtgctgctgctgctgacaagaggaggaggaggaggagagtcaCCACAGTGGATAACCCCGAGGAGTGCAGCAACACTGCGATTCCTCATGAAAGGATTGCTGTTCGGGGAGGACAGATCGGCGAAGAAGAGGGACCTGCTAGTGCAGCAGCAGGTGCATCTTCCAGCTCTGCTCCATCTTGCCAAGTCGACGGCTGCCACGCGGATCTGGGCGACGACAGGGACTACCATAGGAGGCACAAGGTGTGTGAACCGCATACCAAGTCGACTCTTGTTCGTATCAGAAACATAGAGCATCGGTTCTGCCAGCAGTGCAGCAG GTTTCACCTTGTTCAAGAATTTGATGAAGGGAAGAAGAGCTGCCGCTCACGTCTGGCAACACATAATAGAAGGAGGAGGAAAGCCCCAGCCGAGGCTGTGAATTCCTTGGGTGAAAATCAGTCCTTGACCAACACCTTGCTCCTCTTATTGAGACAACTCGCTGGACAAGATT CTGCTGCTAGCTCATCTGAGCAAATCAATGGTCCCAATCTTTTGGTTAGTCTTTTGAAGAACCTTGCTGCTGTTGCTGGCACACAGGCATGTCAAGATATGCTGAAGGATGCAACATCATCAAATGCTGGTAACTATGTTGGGAATCAAAGTAGACCACCAGTTCATGCAG AAGAGCCTCCTGTGAAAAGACGTGCGCAGAATTTTGATCTGAATGATGCTTATGTCGAGGAAGATGAG AGCCGAACAGATAAAATCATCTTCAAGCTCTTTGGTAAACAGCCAAATGATTTTCCTGCTGATCTACGTGCACAG ATCCTAAACTGGCTATCACATTATCCAAGTGACATGGAAAGCTATATCAGGCCTGGTTGTGTAATTCTAACTATTTACCTTCGTCTTCCTAACTGGATGTGGGATAAG CTTAATGTCGATCCAGCTCCTTGGATAGAAAATCTTATTAGCATATCCACCCGTGGTTTCTGGGAGAAAGGATGGTTGTATGCTAGGGTGCAGGACCACCTGACATTAAGCTGCAATG GCAGGCTTATGTTAGTGTCTCCCTGGCAACCTGTAATAGGCGACAAGCATCAGATACTGTGTGTAACTCCCATTGCGGCTGCTTGTAATTCGACAGCAAACTTCTCTGTGAGAGGCTTTAACATAGCTCAACCAGCCACAAA ATTACTCTGTATATTTGATGGGAAATATTTAGTCCAAGAAGCAACACAAAAACTACATGATGATACTAGGATTCAGCAAGGCCCTCAATGTTTGACCTTTTCTTGCTCCTTCCCTATTACAAGTGGAAGGGGGTTCATAGAG GTTGAAGATTATGATCAGAGCAGCATTTCCTTTCCCTTTGTTGTCGCGGAAGAATCTATATGCTGTGAGATTCGAATGTTGGAGGAGAAACTGAATATAATTGCATTTGGTGAAGGAAGAAAAGATCTGATGGCTTCCCGCAGCCAAGCCTTGAAGTTCCTGCATGAAATAGGATGGCTTCTTCAAAGGAGCCACACACGAGCTACATCATCTAAGGCTCCACAACAATTTCGACATCGTGTTGTGGGTTTTCCTGCTGCAAGATTTAGATGGCTCCTGTCCTTTGCAGTTGATCAGGAATGGTGTGGCGTCGTAAAGATGCTGCTGGACACCTTGTTCCAGGGCAATATCGATATCGCCTCACCAGTTGAGTTTGTCCTGGGAGAGAGCTTAGTATTCGCAGCTGTCAACAAGCGGTCGAAGCCTTTGGTTGCCAGCCTATTGAGATACACAACGAAATCTGCACCGGTGGGCAGTGGAGCCGTGGCCACACCAGCTCGGTTCTTGTTCACGCCTGACATGACTGGTCCATCGGATATTACACCTCTCCATGTTGCAGCTACCATCAGTAATGCTGCTGCCGTTTTGGATGCTCTAACTGATGATCCCCAACAG CTGGGGATCAAAACCTGGAAGAATGCCCGCGATGCTAGCGGGTACACTCCAGAGGATTACGCTCGAAGGAGAGGGCACACGTCCTACATCCAGATGGTCCAGAACAAAATCAACAGCAGGTTACCTGCGGCCCATGTGTCTGTTTCCATGACCACCACTGGTATCGCCGAAAAGCACGCAGATGCAGGTCGGCCGAGATCAACTGATCAGACCGTATTTGATGTCGAGAAAAGCCCACCGGGATGCAGACAATGTGTCCAGCTCCAGCACATTGCCTACCGGCCCTGCCCAAACAGGTTCTTGTCGAACAGGCCCGCGGTGCTATCCTTGGTCGCCATTGCCGCTGTCTGTGTCTGCGTAGGGTTGATAATGCAGAGCCCGCCGGTCATCCGCGGTTTGCCGGGCCCTTTTCTCTGGAATCACATCCGTTGGGGACCCACTTGA
- the LOC123149997 gene encoding squamosa promoter-binding-like protein 1 isoform X2: protein MSSGLKNKKKKGHEWDLNDWRWDGNLFLAMPSPNADAPSGCGSRELGRAEEGGSFGAAAADKRRRRRRVTTVDNPEECSNTAIPHERIAVRGGQIGEEEGPASAAAGASSSSAPSCQVDGCHADLGDDRDYHRRHKVCEPHTKSTLVRIRNIEHRFCQQCSRFHLVQEFDEGKKSCRSRLATHNRRRRKAPAEAVNSLGENQSLTNTLLLLLRQLAGQDSAASSSEQINGPNLLVSLLKNLAAVAGTQACQDMLKDATSSNAGNYVGNQSRPPVHAEPPVKRRAQNFDLNDAYVEEDESRTDKIIFKLFGKQPNDFPADLRAQILNWLSHYPSDMESYIRPGCVILTIYLRLPNWMWDKLNVDPAPWIENLISISTRGFWEKGWLYARVQDHLTLSCNGLFALFLSFTSLFFLYFYVRVQPTASYVCGFPFFAGRLMLVSPWQPVIGDKHQILCVTPIAAACNSTANFSVRGFNIAQPATKLLCIFDGKYLVQEATQKLHDDTRIQQGPQCLTFSCSFPITSGRGFIEVEDYDQSSISFPFVVAEESICCEIRMLEEKLNIIAFGEGRKDLMASRSQALKFLHEIGWLLQRSHTRATSSKAPQQFRHRVVGFPAARFRWLLSFAVDQEWCGVVKMLLDTLFQGNIDIASPVEFVLGESLVFAAVNKRSKPLVASLLRYTTKSAPVGSGAVATPARFLFTPDMTGPSDITPLHVAATISNAAAVLDALTDDPQQLGIKTWKNARDASGYTPEDYARRRGHTSYIQMVQNKINSRLPAAHVSVSMTTTGIAEKHADAGRPRSTDQTVFDVEKSPPGCRQCVQLQHIAYRPCPNRFLSNRPAVLSLVAIAAVCVCVGLIMQSPPVIRGLPGPFLWNHIRWGPT, encoded by the exons ATGTCCAGTGGgctcaagaacaagaagaagaagggccaCGAGTGGGATTTGAACGACTGGAGATGGGATGGCAACCTCTTCCTGGCCATGCCGTCGCCAAACGCGGACGCTCCGTCGGGGTGCGGCAGCAGGGAGCTTGGGCGAGCAGAGGAGGGGGGCAGTTttggtgctgctgctgctgacaagaggaggaggaggaggagagtcaCCACAGTGGATAACCCCGAGGAGTGCAGCAACACTGCGATTCCTCATGAAAGGATTGCTGTTCGGGGAGGACAGATCGGCGAAGAAGAGGGACCTGCTAGTGCAGCAGCAGGTGCATCTTCCAGCTCTGCTCCATCTTGCCAAGTCGACGGCTGCCACGCGGATCTGGGCGACGACAGGGACTACCATAGGAGGCACAAGGTGTGTGAACCGCATACCAAGTCGACTCTTGTTCGTATCAGAAACATAGAGCATCGGTTCTGCCAGCAGTGCAGCAG GTTTCACCTTGTTCAAGAATTTGATGAAGGGAAGAAGAGCTGCCGCTCACGTCTGGCAACACATAATAGAAGGAGGAGGAAAGCCCCAGCCGAGGCTGTGAATTCCTTGGGTGAAAATCAGTCCTTGACCAACACCTTGCTCCTCTTATTGAGACAACTCGCTGGACAAGATT CTGCTGCTAGCTCATCTGAGCAAATCAATGGTCCCAATCTTTTGGTTAGTCTTTTGAAGAACCTTGCTGCTGTTGCTGGCACACAGGCATGTCAAGATATGCTGAAGGATGCAACATCATCAAATGCTGGTAACTATGTTGGGAATCAAAGTAGACCACCAGTTCATGCAG AGCCTCCTGTGAAAAGACGTGCGCAGAATTTTGATCTGAATGATGCTTATGTCGAGGAAGATGAG AGCCGAACAGATAAAATCATCTTCAAGCTCTTTGGTAAACAGCCAAATGATTTTCCTGCTGATCTACGTGCACAG ATCCTAAACTGGCTATCACATTATCCAAGTGACATGGAAAGCTATATCAGGCCTGGTTGTGTAATTCTAACTATTTACCTTCGTCTTCCTAACTGGATGTGGGATAAG CTTAATGTCGATCCAGCTCCTTGGATAGAAAATCTTATTAGCATATCCACCCGTGGTTTCTGGGAGAAAGGATGGTTGTATGCTAGGGTGCAGGACCACCTGACATTAAGCTGCAATGGTTTGTTCGCCTTATTTCTCTCTTTTACATCCTTGTTCTTTTTGTATTTTTATGTACGTGTGCAACCAACGGCTTCCTATGTTTGTGGTTTCCCATTCTTTGCAGGCAGGCTTATGTTAGTGTCTCCCTGGCAACCTGTAATAGGCGACAAGCATCAGATACTGTGTGTAACTCCCATTGCGGCTGCTTGTAATTCGACAGCAAACTTCTCTGTGAGAGGCTTTAACATAGCTCAACCAGCCACAAA ATTACTCTGTATATTTGATGGGAAATATTTAGTCCAAGAAGCAACACAAAAACTACATGATGATACTAGGATTCAGCAAGGCCCTCAATGTTTGACCTTTTCTTGCTCCTTCCCTATTACAAGTGGAAGGGGGTTCATAGAG GTTGAAGATTATGATCAGAGCAGCATTTCCTTTCCCTTTGTTGTCGCGGAAGAATCTATATGCTGTGAGATTCGAATGTTGGAGGAGAAACTGAATATAATTGCATTTGGTGAAGGAAGAAAAGATCTGATGGCTTCCCGCAGCCAAGCCTTGAAGTTCCTGCATGAAATAGGATGGCTTCTTCAAAGGAGCCACACACGAGCTACATCATCTAAGGCTCCACAACAATTTCGACATCGTGTTGTGGGTTTTCCTGCTGCAAGATTTAGATGGCTCCTGTCCTTTGCAGTTGATCAGGAATGGTGTGGCGTCGTAAAGATGCTGCTGGACACCTTGTTCCAGGGCAATATCGATATCGCCTCACCAGTTGAGTTTGTCCTGGGAGAGAGCTTAGTATTCGCAGCTGTCAACAAGCGGTCGAAGCCTTTGGTTGCCAGCCTATTGAGATACACAACGAAATCTGCACCGGTGGGCAGTGGAGCCGTGGCCACACCAGCTCGGTTCTTGTTCACGCCTGACATGACTGGTCCATCGGATATTACACCTCTCCATGTTGCAGCTACCATCAGTAATGCTGCTGCCGTTTTGGATGCTCTAACTGATGATCCCCAACAG CTGGGGATCAAAACCTGGAAGAATGCCCGCGATGCTAGCGGGTACACTCCAGAGGATTACGCTCGAAGGAGAGGGCACACGTCCTACATCCAGATGGTCCAGAACAAAATCAACAGCAGGTTACCTGCGGCCCATGTGTCTGTTTCCATGACCACCACTGGTATCGCCGAAAAGCACGCAGATGCAGGTCGGCCGAGATCAACTGATCAGACCGTATTTGATGTCGAGAAAAGCCCACCGGGATGCAGACAATGTGTCCAGCTCCAGCACATTGCCTACCGGCCCTGCCCAAACAGGTTCTTGTCGAACAGGCCCGCGGTGCTATCCTTGGTCGCCATTGCCGCTGTCTGTGTCTGCGTAGGGTTGATAATGCAGAGCCCGCCGGTCATCCGCGGTTTGCCGGGCCCTTTTCTCTGGAATCACATCCGTTGGGGACCCACTTGA